A stretch of the Arachis stenosperma cultivar V10309 chromosome 6, arast.V10309.gnm1.PFL2, whole genome shotgun sequence genome encodes the following:
- the LOC130936862 gene encoding uncharacterized protein LOC130936862, which translates to MANDSLPPLPPTRAELVAMNATLQGEVRKMSELLADRIDKEEGDRKNASKKNLEDEHHSETNTVMESQRSMLMTLIFLALSNKVMFFGLKNANATYQRLMDKVFKEQVGRIIEVYIDNMVVKASSVEDHQADLHEVF; encoded by the exons ATGGCCAACGATTCATTGCCACCACTTCCTCCCACTCGTGCTGAATTAGTAGCTATGAATGCTACCCTCCAAGGAGAAGTGAGAAAGATGTCCGAACTCCTTGCGGACCGAATAGATAAGGAGGAAGGTGACAGAAAGAATGCGAGCAAGAAGAACCTTGAGGACGAACATCATTCTGAGACAAACACGGTGATGGAG TCTCAAAGATCTATGTTAATGACTCTGATTTTCTTAGCACTATCGAACAAG GTCATGTTCTTTGGACTTAAAAATGCAAATGCTACATATCAAAGGCTTATGGACAAGGTCTTCAAAGAACAAGTTGGTCGGATTATCGAAGTTTACATTGATAACATGGTAGTAAAAGCAAGCTCGGTAGAAGATCACCAAGCCGATCTCCATGAAGTTTTTTAG
- the LOC130933213 gene encoding uncharacterized protein LOC130933213 — protein sequence MMRLYDEFKEILKIQKFRRLVSYTGFYCFATLISYAYVSNTTRAGYSRADQFYASYPAGTELLTDTSKLYKAALGNCFEAEEWGPIEFCIMAKHFDRQGKAPYAYHSKYMAHLLSLGQLDGSG from the exons ATGATGAGGCTCTATGATGAATTCAAAGAGATACTAAAGATTCAGAAGTTTCGAAGATTGGTGTCATATACTGGATTCTACTGCTTTGCCACACTCATAAGCTATGCTTATGTTAGCAATAC AACCCGGGCAGGATATTCCAGAGCCGATCAATTCTACGCATCGTACCCGGCTGGTACTGAGCTTTTAACAGATACTTCCAAG TTGTACAAAGCTGCTCTTGGAAACTGCTTTGAAGCTGAAGAATGGGGTCCAATTGAGTTCTGCATCATGGCCAAACACTTCGATCGTCAAGGGAAGGCTCCATATGCATACCATTCA AAATATATGGCACACTTGCTTTCACTTGGACAGCTTGATGGAAGTGGTTAA
- the LOC130935793 gene encoding putative lysine-specific demethylase JMJ16 isoform X1, with the protein MKSDYGSNIAKLKEMGELSAPPGFASLTSFILKKGKKVTENDKRATCLNETKHVPVDADGKNDVNDIGTYYQIFKNRPWILSDQSKSNDKPEESHTEFIPMDHSSNASRPKGITRGCPNCNNCLKQGGILRMQREKPLKKLHFSTQQKRYLPPKPNITVYIMKEFNDTLKYIASIRSSAEPYGICRIVPPTRWKPPCSLEEKNLWEGSEFVAQIQQIDGIQVQHAEENVASSCENTKAKRRRVTPVDLDSHLANASTCTVNSQGVEDCVSEPCPKFSLKTFKNFADEFKIQYFDYEGKNKNVGSDLNLATNQHKWEPSVENIEGEYGRIVQNPTEKIEVLHGNTLEAEGFSSGFPTAADSGEEHISPEYLKSGWNLNNINSLPGSLLSFESSGASHNFGHRIHVGMCFTLQKWKVEEHHLYLLSYLHLGEPKVWYSIPRRYAANYETIRKKYLSGLHARQPDIDDNLMMQLSCFILKAEGIPVYRCVQYPREFVLVFPGAYHSGFDCGFNCSESVNFAPLEWLLHGLNVVELYCEKRKKTLISYDKLLLGAAKEAVKARWEIDLCMNDMTDKLTCKDAYQRSGILAKALGARVKSESIKREYLCSSLKSQRMDESFDTCVKRECGICLCDLHLSAVHCLCSEDKFACLDHAKQLCPCSWSNKILLYRYEISELNVLCQALEGKLSAVYKWAKEYLGLRFQSVASNRQMKQNGAASGIVGNPRGNCISSFSITPKEKTKAKEKTLGGRPPRSCANGGTNSTSIKTDMKAPVSKSKPTTSKKVQRDQKVSTVSSITNSRYLSFLQQNTLVEVPSDSCSSSSSESDNA; encoded by the exons ATGAAATCGGATTATGGAAGTAATATTGCCAAATTAAAGGAGATGGGAGAGCTTTCAGCTCCCCCTGGTTTTGCATCGCTTACATCTttcattttgaaaaagggtAAAAAGGTTACAGAAAATGACAAGCGTGCAACCTGTCTGAATGAAACTAAGCATGTGCCAGTTGATGCAGACGGTAAAAACGACGTGAATGATATTGGTACATATTACCAGATTTTTAAGAATCGACCCTGGATACTCTCTGACCAGAGCAAGAGCAACGACAAACCTGAGGAGTCTCACACTGAATTTATTCCTATG GATCACTCGTCAAATGCTAGTCGTCCAAAAGGGATCACTCGTGGATGTCCAAACTGCAATAATTGTTTGAAG CAAGGTGGCATCCTGAGGATGCAACGAGAGAAGCCCTTGAAGAAGCTCCACTTTTCAACCCAACAGAAGAGGTACCTACCACCTAAACCTAATA TAACTGTGTACATTATGAAGGAATTCAATGACACCCTCAAATATATTGCAAGCATACGATCTAGCGCAGAGCCTTATGGAATTTGTCGTATTGTACCTCCTACTCGCTGGAAACCACCATGTTCTCTTGAGGAAAAGAACTTATGGGAAGGCTCTGAATTTGTTGCTCAAATTCAACAAATAGATGGAATCCAAGTTCAGCATGCAGAAGAAAATGTGGCTAGTTCTTGTGAAAATACAAAGGCCAAGAGAAGAAGGGTGACACCAGTAGATTTGGACTCTCATCTTGCGAATGCAAGCACTTGCACCGTAAATAGTCAGGGTGTTGAAGATTGTGTCTCTGAACCCTGTCCTAAATTCAGTCTCAAGACGTTTAAGAATTTTGCTGATGAATTCAAAATCCAGTACTTTGATTATGAGGGCAAGAATAAGAATGTGGGTTCTGATTTAAATTTAGCTACAAATCAACATAAGTGGGAGCCATCTGTGGAGAATATTGAGGGTGAATATGGAAGGATTGTTCAAAATCCAACTGAAAAAATTGAG GTGCTTCATGGTAACACTTTGGAGGCTGAAGGTTTTAGCAGTGGATTTCCTACAGCTGCTGATTCTGGGGAGGAACACATTTCCCCTGAATATTTGAAATCTGGATGGAACTTAAACAACATAAATTCATTGCCTggttctcttctttcttttgaaAGCTCTGGTGCTTCACATAATTTTGGTCATCGAATTCATGTTGGAATGTGCTTCACTCTGCAAAAATGG AAAGTTGAAGAGCACCACTTATACTTATTATCATACCTGCATTTGGGTGAGCCTAAAGTGTGGTATAGCATCCCACGAAGATATGCTGCCAACTATGAAACAATTAGGAAGAAGTATTTATCAGGTCTGCATGCAAGACAGCCTGATATTGATGATAATCTG ATGATGCAGTTATCCTGCTTCATATTGAAGGCAGAGGGAATACCTGTATATCGCTGTGTTCAATATCCTCGTGAGTTTGTTCTTGTCTTCCCAGGAGCATATCATTCTGGATTTGATTGTGGTTTCAATTGTTCTGAATCAGTAAACTTTGCTCCTCTCGAGTGGCTTCTTCATGGACTGAATGTGGTAGAGCTATATTGTGAGAAGAGGAAAAAGACATTAATTTCGTATGATAAACTTTTGCTGGGAGCAGCAAAGGAAGCTGTAAAGGCACGATGGGAAATCGATCTGTGTATGAACGACATGACAGATAAATTAACATGTAAAGATGCGTATCAAAGAAGTGGGATCTTAGCAAAAGCTCTGGGT GCTCGTGTTAAGAGCGAAAGTATCAAGAGAGAATACCTATGCAGTTCTTTGAAATCACAAAGAATGGATGAAAGTTTTGACACTTGTGTCAAGAGGGAATGCGGCATATGTCTGTGTGATTTACACTTGTCTGCTGTACATTGTTTGTGTTCAGAAGACAAGTTTGCGTGCCTGGATCACGCGAAACAGCTTTGTCCATGCAGTTGGAGCAACAAAATCCTCCTCTACCGTTATGAAATTAGCGAGTTGAATGTTCTTTGTCAAGCTTTGGAAGGAAAGTTAAGTGCAGTCTATAAATGGGCGAAAGAGTATCTTGGATTAAGATTTCAGTCTGTTGCCTCCAATAGACAAATGAAACAAAACGGAGCGGCATCAGGAATCGTGGGGAACCCTCGCGGCAATTGTATTAGTTCTTTCAGCATTACCCCAAAAGAGAAGACGAAAGCAAAAGAGAAAACGTTGGGGGGCCGACCTCCTAGATCATGTGCTAATGGAGGAACCAATTCCACCAGTATCAAAACTGATATGAAGGCACCTGTGAGTAAGAGTAAGCCAACAACTTCAAAGAAGGTACAGCGCGATCAGAAAGTATCTACAGTTTCTTCGATCACGAACTCACGATACTTGTCTTTTCTACAGCAAAATACATTAGTCGAAGTGCCATCTGATAGttgctcttcctcttcctcagaaTCTGACAATGCGTAA
- the LOC130935793 gene encoding putative lysine-specific demethylase JMJ16 isoform X2 yields MKSDYGSNIAKLKEMGELSAPPGFASLTSFILKKGKKVTENDKRATCLNETKHVPVDADGKNDVNDIGTYYQIFKNRPWILSDQSKSNDKPEESHTEFIPMDHSSNASRPKGITRGCPNCNNCLKVTARWHPEDATREALEEAPLFNPTEEEFNDTLKYIASIRSSAEPYGICRIVPPTRWKPPCSLEEKNLWEGSEFVAQIQQIDGIQVQHAEENVASSCENTKAKRRRVTPVDLDSHLANASTCTVNSQGVEDCVSEPCPKFSLKTFKNFADEFKIQYFDYEGKNKNVGSDLNLATNQHKWEPSVENIEGEYGRIVQNPTEKIEVLHGNTLEAEGFSSGFPTAADSGEEHISPEYLKSGWNLNNINSLPGSLLSFESSGASHNFGHRIHVGMCFTLQKWKVEEHHLYLLSYLHLGEPKVWYSIPRRYAANYETIRKKYLSGLHARQPDIDDNLMMQLSCFILKAEGIPVYRCVQYPREFVLVFPGAYHSGFDCGFNCSESVNFAPLEWLLHGLNVVELYCEKRKKTLISYDKLLLGAAKEAVKARWEIDLCMNDMTDKLTCKDAYQRSGILAKALGARVKSESIKREYLCSSLKSQRMDESFDTCVKRECGICLCDLHLSAVHCLCSEDKFACLDHAKQLCPCSWSNKILLYRYEISELNVLCQALEGKLSAVYKWAKEYLGLRFQSVASNRQMKQNGAASGIVGNPRGNCISSFSITPKEKTKAKEKTLGGRPPRSCANGGTNSTSIKTDMKAPVSKSKPTTSKKVQRDQKVSTVSSITNSRYLSFLQQNTLVEVPSDSCSSSSSESDNA; encoded by the exons ATGAAATCGGATTATGGAAGTAATATTGCCAAATTAAAGGAGATGGGAGAGCTTTCAGCTCCCCCTGGTTTTGCATCGCTTACATCTttcattttgaaaaagggtAAAAAGGTTACAGAAAATGACAAGCGTGCAACCTGTCTGAATGAAACTAAGCATGTGCCAGTTGATGCAGACGGTAAAAACGACGTGAATGATATTGGTACATATTACCAGATTTTTAAGAATCGACCCTGGATACTCTCTGACCAGAGCAAGAGCAACGACAAACCTGAGGAGTCTCACACTGAATTTATTCCTATG GATCACTCGTCAAATGCTAGTCGTCCAAAAGGGATCACTCGTGGATGTCCAAACTGCAATAATTGTTTGAAG GTAACAGCAAGGTGGCATCCTGAGGATGCAACGAGAGAAGCCCTTGAAGAAGCTCCACTTTTCAACCCAACAGAAGAG GAATTCAATGACACCCTCAAATATATTGCAAGCATACGATCTAGCGCAGAGCCTTATGGAATTTGTCGTATTGTACCTCCTACTCGCTGGAAACCACCATGTTCTCTTGAGGAAAAGAACTTATGGGAAGGCTCTGAATTTGTTGCTCAAATTCAACAAATAGATGGAATCCAAGTTCAGCATGCAGAAGAAAATGTGGCTAGTTCTTGTGAAAATACAAAGGCCAAGAGAAGAAGGGTGACACCAGTAGATTTGGACTCTCATCTTGCGAATGCAAGCACTTGCACCGTAAATAGTCAGGGTGTTGAAGATTGTGTCTCTGAACCCTGTCCTAAATTCAGTCTCAAGACGTTTAAGAATTTTGCTGATGAATTCAAAATCCAGTACTTTGATTATGAGGGCAAGAATAAGAATGTGGGTTCTGATTTAAATTTAGCTACAAATCAACATAAGTGGGAGCCATCTGTGGAGAATATTGAGGGTGAATATGGAAGGATTGTTCAAAATCCAACTGAAAAAATTGAG GTGCTTCATGGTAACACTTTGGAGGCTGAAGGTTTTAGCAGTGGATTTCCTACAGCTGCTGATTCTGGGGAGGAACACATTTCCCCTGAATATTTGAAATCTGGATGGAACTTAAACAACATAAATTCATTGCCTggttctcttctttcttttgaaAGCTCTGGTGCTTCACATAATTTTGGTCATCGAATTCATGTTGGAATGTGCTTCACTCTGCAAAAATGG AAAGTTGAAGAGCACCACTTATACTTATTATCATACCTGCATTTGGGTGAGCCTAAAGTGTGGTATAGCATCCCACGAAGATATGCTGCCAACTATGAAACAATTAGGAAGAAGTATTTATCAGGTCTGCATGCAAGACAGCCTGATATTGATGATAATCTG ATGATGCAGTTATCCTGCTTCATATTGAAGGCAGAGGGAATACCTGTATATCGCTGTGTTCAATATCCTCGTGAGTTTGTTCTTGTCTTCCCAGGAGCATATCATTCTGGATTTGATTGTGGTTTCAATTGTTCTGAATCAGTAAACTTTGCTCCTCTCGAGTGGCTTCTTCATGGACTGAATGTGGTAGAGCTATATTGTGAGAAGAGGAAAAAGACATTAATTTCGTATGATAAACTTTTGCTGGGAGCAGCAAAGGAAGCTGTAAAGGCACGATGGGAAATCGATCTGTGTATGAACGACATGACAGATAAATTAACATGTAAAGATGCGTATCAAAGAAGTGGGATCTTAGCAAAAGCTCTGGGT GCTCGTGTTAAGAGCGAAAGTATCAAGAGAGAATACCTATGCAGTTCTTTGAAATCACAAAGAATGGATGAAAGTTTTGACACTTGTGTCAAGAGGGAATGCGGCATATGTCTGTGTGATTTACACTTGTCTGCTGTACATTGTTTGTGTTCAGAAGACAAGTTTGCGTGCCTGGATCACGCGAAACAGCTTTGTCCATGCAGTTGGAGCAACAAAATCCTCCTCTACCGTTATGAAATTAGCGAGTTGAATGTTCTTTGTCAAGCTTTGGAAGGAAAGTTAAGTGCAGTCTATAAATGGGCGAAAGAGTATCTTGGATTAAGATTTCAGTCTGTTGCCTCCAATAGACAAATGAAACAAAACGGAGCGGCATCAGGAATCGTGGGGAACCCTCGCGGCAATTGTATTAGTTCTTTCAGCATTACCCCAAAAGAGAAGACGAAAGCAAAAGAGAAAACGTTGGGGGGCCGACCTCCTAGATCATGTGCTAATGGAGGAACCAATTCCACCAGTATCAAAACTGATATGAAGGCACCTGTGAGTAAGAGTAAGCCAACAACTTCAAAGAAGGTACAGCGCGATCAGAAAGTATCTACAGTTTCTTCGATCACGAACTCACGATACTTGTCTTTTCTACAGCAAAATACATTAGTCGAAGTGCCATCTGATAGttgctcttcctcttcctcagaaTCTGACAATGCGTAA
- the LOC130935793 gene encoding putative lysine-specific demethylase JMJ16 isoform X3 yields MQREKPLKKLHFSTQQKRYLPPKPNITVYIMKEFNDTLKYIASIRSSAEPYGICRIVPPTRWKPPCSLEEKNLWEGSEFVAQIQQIDGIQVQHAEENVASSCENTKAKRRRVTPVDLDSHLANASTCTVNSQGVEDCVSEPCPKFSLKTFKNFADEFKIQYFDYEGKNKNVGSDLNLATNQHKWEPSVENIEGEYGRIVQNPTEKIEVLHGNTLEAEGFSSGFPTAADSGEEHISPEYLKSGWNLNNINSLPGSLLSFESSGASHNFGHRIHVGMCFTLQKWKVEEHHLYLLSYLHLGEPKVWYSIPRRYAANYETIRKKYLSGLHARQPDIDDNLMMQLSCFILKAEGIPVYRCVQYPREFVLVFPGAYHSGFDCGFNCSESVNFAPLEWLLHGLNVVELYCEKRKKTLISYDKLLLGAAKEAVKARWEIDLCMNDMTDKLTCKDAYQRSGILAKALGARVKSESIKREYLCSSLKSQRMDESFDTCVKRECGICLCDLHLSAVHCLCSEDKFACLDHAKQLCPCSWSNKILLYRYEISELNVLCQALEGKLSAVYKWAKEYLGLRFQSVASNRQMKQNGAASGIVGNPRGNCISSFSITPKEKTKAKEKTLGGRPPRSCANGGTNSTSIKTDMKAPVSKSKPTTSKKVQRDQKVSTVSSITNSRYLSFLQQNTLVEVPSDSCSSSSSESDNA; encoded by the exons ATGCAACGAGAGAAGCCCTTGAAGAAGCTCCACTTTTCAACCCAACAGAAGAGGTACCTACCACCTAAACCTAATA TAACTGTGTACATTATGAAGGAATTCAATGACACCCTCAAATATATTGCAAGCATACGATCTAGCGCAGAGCCTTATGGAATTTGTCGTATTGTACCTCCTACTCGCTGGAAACCACCATGTTCTCTTGAGGAAAAGAACTTATGGGAAGGCTCTGAATTTGTTGCTCAAATTCAACAAATAGATGGAATCCAAGTTCAGCATGCAGAAGAAAATGTGGCTAGTTCTTGTGAAAATACAAAGGCCAAGAGAAGAAGGGTGACACCAGTAGATTTGGACTCTCATCTTGCGAATGCAAGCACTTGCACCGTAAATAGTCAGGGTGTTGAAGATTGTGTCTCTGAACCCTGTCCTAAATTCAGTCTCAAGACGTTTAAGAATTTTGCTGATGAATTCAAAATCCAGTACTTTGATTATGAGGGCAAGAATAAGAATGTGGGTTCTGATTTAAATTTAGCTACAAATCAACATAAGTGGGAGCCATCTGTGGAGAATATTGAGGGTGAATATGGAAGGATTGTTCAAAATCCAACTGAAAAAATTGAG GTGCTTCATGGTAACACTTTGGAGGCTGAAGGTTTTAGCAGTGGATTTCCTACAGCTGCTGATTCTGGGGAGGAACACATTTCCCCTGAATATTTGAAATCTGGATGGAACTTAAACAACATAAATTCATTGCCTggttctcttctttcttttgaaAGCTCTGGTGCTTCACATAATTTTGGTCATCGAATTCATGTTGGAATGTGCTTCACTCTGCAAAAATGG AAAGTTGAAGAGCACCACTTATACTTATTATCATACCTGCATTTGGGTGAGCCTAAAGTGTGGTATAGCATCCCACGAAGATATGCTGCCAACTATGAAACAATTAGGAAGAAGTATTTATCAGGTCTGCATGCAAGACAGCCTGATATTGATGATAATCTG ATGATGCAGTTATCCTGCTTCATATTGAAGGCAGAGGGAATACCTGTATATCGCTGTGTTCAATATCCTCGTGAGTTTGTTCTTGTCTTCCCAGGAGCATATCATTCTGGATTTGATTGTGGTTTCAATTGTTCTGAATCAGTAAACTTTGCTCCTCTCGAGTGGCTTCTTCATGGACTGAATGTGGTAGAGCTATATTGTGAGAAGAGGAAAAAGACATTAATTTCGTATGATAAACTTTTGCTGGGAGCAGCAAAGGAAGCTGTAAAGGCACGATGGGAAATCGATCTGTGTATGAACGACATGACAGATAAATTAACATGTAAAGATGCGTATCAAAGAAGTGGGATCTTAGCAAAAGCTCTGGGT GCTCGTGTTAAGAGCGAAAGTATCAAGAGAGAATACCTATGCAGTTCTTTGAAATCACAAAGAATGGATGAAAGTTTTGACACTTGTGTCAAGAGGGAATGCGGCATATGTCTGTGTGATTTACACTTGTCTGCTGTACATTGTTTGTGTTCAGAAGACAAGTTTGCGTGCCTGGATCACGCGAAACAGCTTTGTCCATGCAGTTGGAGCAACAAAATCCTCCTCTACCGTTATGAAATTAGCGAGTTGAATGTTCTTTGTCAAGCTTTGGAAGGAAAGTTAAGTGCAGTCTATAAATGGGCGAAAGAGTATCTTGGATTAAGATTTCAGTCTGTTGCCTCCAATAGACAAATGAAACAAAACGGAGCGGCATCAGGAATCGTGGGGAACCCTCGCGGCAATTGTATTAGTTCTTTCAGCATTACCCCAAAAGAGAAGACGAAAGCAAAAGAGAAAACGTTGGGGGGCCGACCTCCTAGATCATGTGCTAATGGAGGAACCAATTCCACCAGTATCAAAACTGATATGAAGGCACCTGTGAGTAAGAGTAAGCCAACAACTTCAAAGAAGGTACAGCGCGATCAGAAAGTATCTACAGTTTCTTCGATCACGAACTCACGATACTTGTCTTTTCTACAGCAAAATACATTAGTCGAAGTGCCATCTGATAGttgctcttcctcttcctcagaaTCTGACAATGCGTAA
- the LOC130935793 gene encoding putative lysine-specific demethylase JMJ16 isoform X4 → MKEFNDTLKYIASIRSSAEPYGICRIVPPTRWKPPCSLEEKNLWEGSEFVAQIQQIDGIQVQHAEENVASSCENTKAKRRRVTPVDLDSHLANASTCTVNSQGVEDCVSEPCPKFSLKTFKNFADEFKIQYFDYEGKNKNVGSDLNLATNQHKWEPSVENIEGEYGRIVQNPTEKIEVLHGNTLEAEGFSSGFPTAADSGEEHISPEYLKSGWNLNNINSLPGSLLSFESSGASHNFGHRIHVGMCFTLQKWKVEEHHLYLLSYLHLGEPKVWYSIPRRYAANYETIRKKYLSGLHARQPDIDDNLMMQLSCFILKAEGIPVYRCVQYPREFVLVFPGAYHSGFDCGFNCSESVNFAPLEWLLHGLNVVELYCEKRKKTLISYDKLLLGAAKEAVKARWEIDLCMNDMTDKLTCKDAYQRSGILAKALGARVKSESIKREYLCSSLKSQRMDESFDTCVKRECGICLCDLHLSAVHCLCSEDKFACLDHAKQLCPCSWSNKILLYRYEISELNVLCQALEGKLSAVYKWAKEYLGLRFQSVASNRQMKQNGAASGIVGNPRGNCISSFSITPKEKTKAKEKTLGGRPPRSCANGGTNSTSIKTDMKAPVSKSKPTTSKKVQRDQKVSTVSSITNSRYLSFLQQNTLVEVPSDSCSSSSSESDNA, encoded by the exons ATGAAGGAATTCAATGACACCCTCAAATATATTGCAAGCATACGATCTAGCGCAGAGCCTTATGGAATTTGTCGTATTGTACCTCCTACTCGCTGGAAACCACCATGTTCTCTTGAGGAAAAGAACTTATGGGAAGGCTCTGAATTTGTTGCTCAAATTCAACAAATAGATGGAATCCAAGTTCAGCATGCAGAAGAAAATGTGGCTAGTTCTTGTGAAAATACAAAGGCCAAGAGAAGAAGGGTGACACCAGTAGATTTGGACTCTCATCTTGCGAATGCAAGCACTTGCACCGTAAATAGTCAGGGTGTTGAAGATTGTGTCTCTGAACCCTGTCCTAAATTCAGTCTCAAGACGTTTAAGAATTTTGCTGATGAATTCAAAATCCAGTACTTTGATTATGAGGGCAAGAATAAGAATGTGGGTTCTGATTTAAATTTAGCTACAAATCAACATAAGTGGGAGCCATCTGTGGAGAATATTGAGGGTGAATATGGAAGGATTGTTCAAAATCCAACTGAAAAAATTGAG GTGCTTCATGGTAACACTTTGGAGGCTGAAGGTTTTAGCAGTGGATTTCCTACAGCTGCTGATTCTGGGGAGGAACACATTTCCCCTGAATATTTGAAATCTGGATGGAACTTAAACAACATAAATTCATTGCCTggttctcttctttcttttgaaAGCTCTGGTGCTTCACATAATTTTGGTCATCGAATTCATGTTGGAATGTGCTTCACTCTGCAAAAATGG AAAGTTGAAGAGCACCACTTATACTTATTATCATACCTGCATTTGGGTGAGCCTAAAGTGTGGTATAGCATCCCACGAAGATATGCTGCCAACTATGAAACAATTAGGAAGAAGTATTTATCAGGTCTGCATGCAAGACAGCCTGATATTGATGATAATCTG ATGATGCAGTTATCCTGCTTCATATTGAAGGCAGAGGGAATACCTGTATATCGCTGTGTTCAATATCCTCGTGAGTTTGTTCTTGTCTTCCCAGGAGCATATCATTCTGGATTTGATTGTGGTTTCAATTGTTCTGAATCAGTAAACTTTGCTCCTCTCGAGTGGCTTCTTCATGGACTGAATGTGGTAGAGCTATATTGTGAGAAGAGGAAAAAGACATTAATTTCGTATGATAAACTTTTGCTGGGAGCAGCAAAGGAAGCTGTAAAGGCACGATGGGAAATCGATCTGTGTATGAACGACATGACAGATAAATTAACATGTAAAGATGCGTATCAAAGAAGTGGGATCTTAGCAAAAGCTCTGGGT GCTCGTGTTAAGAGCGAAAGTATCAAGAGAGAATACCTATGCAGTTCTTTGAAATCACAAAGAATGGATGAAAGTTTTGACACTTGTGTCAAGAGGGAATGCGGCATATGTCTGTGTGATTTACACTTGTCTGCTGTACATTGTTTGTGTTCAGAAGACAAGTTTGCGTGCCTGGATCACGCGAAACAGCTTTGTCCATGCAGTTGGAGCAACAAAATCCTCCTCTACCGTTATGAAATTAGCGAGTTGAATGTTCTTTGTCAAGCTTTGGAAGGAAAGTTAAGTGCAGTCTATAAATGGGCGAAAGAGTATCTTGGATTAAGATTTCAGTCTGTTGCCTCCAATAGACAAATGAAACAAAACGGAGCGGCATCAGGAATCGTGGGGAACCCTCGCGGCAATTGTATTAGTTCTTTCAGCATTACCCCAAAAGAGAAGACGAAAGCAAAAGAGAAAACGTTGGGGGGCCGACCTCCTAGATCATGTGCTAATGGAGGAACCAATTCCACCAGTATCAAAACTGATATGAAGGCACCTGTGAGTAAGAGTAAGCCAACAACTTCAAAGAAGGTACAGCGCGATCAGAAAGTATCTACAGTTTCTTCGATCACGAACTCACGATACTTGTCTTTTCTACAGCAAAATACATTAGTCGAAGTGCCATCTGATAGttgctcttcctcttcctcagaaTCTGACAATGCGTAA